The Enterobacter oligotrophicus sequence GCATGAGCATCACGTTCCGCGACAGCGCGGCGCGCGATCAGGCTGTAGATTACCTGACCCAACGTCACCGTGACCTGGTGATCACCTCTCAGGGCAGCAACCAGCTGCGCGCGGTGATGACCGATGCGCGTCTGAAAGAAGCGCGTGAATATGCCGTTCAGCAGAACATCAACATTCTGCGTAACCGTGTAAACCAACTGGGTGTGGCTGAACCGCTGGTACAGCGTCAGGGTGCTGACCGTATCGTGGTTGAACTGCCGGGTATCCAGGACACTGCGCGTGCGAAAGAGATTCTGGGTGCGACCGCGACGCTGGAATTCCGTCTGGTGAACTCTAACGTCGACCAGTCTGCCGCCGCTGCTGGCCGTATTCCGGGTGATTCGGAAGTGAAACAGACCCGCGAAGGTCAGCCGGTAGTGCTGTACAAACGCGTGATCCTGACCGGTGACCACATCACCGACTCCACGTCCAGCCAGGATGAGTACAATCAGCCGCAGGTTAACATCTCGCTGGATAGCGCGGGTGGTAACATCATGTCTAACTTCACCAAGGACAACATCGGCAAACCGATGGCGACCCTGTTCGTGGAGTACAAAGACAGCGGTAAGAAAGATGCTAACGGCCGTGCGGTGCTGGTGAAAGAGGAAGAGGTGATTAACATCGCCAACATCCAGTCTCGTCTGGGTAACAGCTTCCGTATCACCGGTATCAACAACCCGAACGAAGCGCGTCAGCTCTCTCTGCTGCTGCGTGCCGGTGCGCTGATTGCGCCGATTCAGATTGTTGAAGAACGTACCATTGGTCCAACTCTGGGTATGCAGAACATCCAGCAGGGTCTGGAAGCGTGTCTGGCCGGTCTCGTGGTCTCTATCCTCTTCATGATCTTCTTCTATAAGAAGTTTGGTCTGATTGCGACCAGTGCGCTGATTGCAAACCTGGTGCTGATCATCGGCATTATGTCCCTGCTGCCAGGGGCGACGCTGACCATGCCGGGGATTGCGGGTATCGTTCTTACCCTTGCGGTGGCGGTCGACGCCAACGTACTGATAAACGAACGTATCAAAGAAGAGTTGAGCAACGGTCGGTCTGTCCAGCAGGCGATTGACGAAGGCTACAGAGGGGCGTTCAGCTCCATCTTCGATGCGAACGTAACAACACTGATTAAGGTTCTTATCCTGTATGCAGTGGGTACTGGCGCGATCAAAGGCTTTGCGATTACCACCGGTATCGGTGTCGCAACGTCGATGTTTACCGCTATTGTCGGCACCCGTGCCATCGTGAACCTGCTGTACGGCGGCAAGCGCGTCAAAAAGCTGTCTATCTGAGGAGTGCGTTGTGGCACAGGAATATACTGTTGAACAATTGAACCACGGCCGTAAAGTCTGGGACTTTATGCGCTGGGACTACTGGGCCTTCGGCATTTCAGGTTTTCTGCTGATTCTGTCCATCGTCATTATGGGCGTGAAAGGCTTTAACTGGGGACTTGATTTTACCGGTGGTACGGTAATTGAAATCTCCCTGGAAAAACCGGTCGATATGGACCAGATGCGCGAATCCCTGCAGAAAGCGGGCTTCGAAGAGCCGCTGCTGCAGAACTTTGGCAGCAGCCGCGACATCATGGTACGTATGCCGCCGGTACACGATGTTAACGGCAGCCAGGAGCTGGGCAGCAAGGTTGTTAACGTCATTAACGAGACCACCAGCCAGAATGCGGCGGTGAAGCGTATTGAGTTCGTTGGCCCAAGCGTAGGGGCAGACCTTGCGCAGACTGGTGCTATGGCGCTGCTGGTGGCGCTGATCTCGATTCTGGTGTATGTCGGTTTCCGCTTCGAGTGGCGACTGGCAGCCGGTGTGGTTATCGCGCTGGCGCACGACGTGGTGATCACCATGGGGATACTGTCTCTGTTCCACATTGAGATTGACCTGACGATTGTGGCATCCCTGATGTCCGTTATCGGTTACTCACTGAACGACAGTATCGTGGTTTCTGACCGTATTCGTGAAAACTTCCGTAAGATCCGTCGCGGTACGCCGTACGAAATCTTTAACGTGTCGTTGACTCAGACGCTGCACCGTACGTTGATCACATCCGGTACAACCTTGATGGTGATCCTGATGCTGTTCCTCTTTGGTGGCCCGGTGCTGGAAGGCTTCTCGCTGACCATGCTGATCGGTGTGTCTATCGGTACGGCGTCGTCTATCTACGTCGCGTCCGCACTGGCACTGAAACTCGGCATGAAGCGCGAGCACCTGCTCCAGCAGAAAGTCGAGAAAGAAGGGGCGGATCAGCCGTCCATTCTGCCGTAAGGCGACGTTTAGCGCGTTATCGAAATCCCGGTCACTGACCGGGATTTTTTTTGCCTGCGCCTGACAAACACTCCTGACAGTATGCTGTCAGGAGCCCTGTCGTAGACTCCTTCTGAACCCAAACAACAGGCAGGAGGAAGTATGAAAAGTGTGATTAACTGGTTTGAAATTCCGGTCGCCGATATGGATCGCGCCATCAAATTTTATGAGCCAGTAATGCAGATTACGCTGAAGCGCGAGCAAATGGACGTTGCGGAGCTGGCTATTTTCCCGCATGAGGACCCGGCGACCGGCGGCGCGCTGGCAAAATTTGACGGCATTACACCCTCTCAACAGGGCGCTATTATTTACCTGCATACTGACAACCTGGCGGCCACGCTCGATCGCATCGCCTCCGCAGGCGGTGAGTGCGTATTTGGCCCGCTGGAACTGCCAAAGGATATCGGCACTATTGCCCTGTTCACCGACAGCGAAGGGAACCGCGTCGGCCTCCATCAACCAGCCTGAGAGCGGATGACTCTATGACCCGACGCGCTGACCGTTTGTTTCAGATTGTGCAGATCCTGCGGGGCAGGCGGCTGACAACGGCAGCGCATCTTGCGGACAGACTGGAGGTATCTGAACGCACGATTTACCGCGATATTCGCGACCTGTCGCTGTCTGGCGTGCCGGTCGAAGGCGAGGCGGGAAGCGGATACCGGCTGATGTCGGGCTTTGACCTGCCGCCGCTGATGCTGACCAATAAGGAATCTGAGGCGCTGATGGTGGCGATTCGCCTGCTCAAAACCTGGGGCGGCGAGTCACTGTCACGTGAGCTGGAGTCGGCTCAGGAGAAAGTGCTGGCAATCCTGCCGGAGGAGAGCAGGCGCAAGGCAGAACAGACGCGGATTTATGCGCCGGATATTGCCCTTCAGCCACACTCCCGTAGTGGTTTCGACGTGATCCACCAGGCAATTTCTGCCCAGCGTGTGCTGGCGCTGCATTATCGTGATGAAGCAGGCCAGTTATCATGGCGTGAAGTGCAACCGCTGGGGCTGTTCTTCTGGGGTGAGCACTGGCTGCTGGCCGCGTGGTGCGAACGACGCGATGACTATCGCTGTTTCCGGCTCGACCGGTGTCTCAATATTGTGATGACAGAGAGGCGGTTCAGCGAGGGGGCGGACAGGTCACTGGCGGATTTTTTGCGCAAGGTGAGGCAGTAAAAAAGCCGGGTGGTGGCTACGCCTTACCCGGCCTACATTCGGATCGTAGGCCCGGTAAGCGCAGCGCCACCGGGCGAAATCCGCACTGATTAGAAGTTGTAACCTACGACCAGGTAACCACCCCAACCGGTAGAACGCACGCTGAAGTCGCCGTTGCCGAAGTTCAGGCTGGCGTCGTCGTTCCACTGACCGCCGTTGTGCCAGTAACGCGCAACAACAGAGTAGTGCCAGTGATCGTAGTTCAGCGCCAGGATGTGGCTGGAGGCGATAGAGTCGTTGGTACGTGCTTTACGGCCGTTCAGGTCGCGGAAGTCGTTATCGCCCAGGTCTGAACCCCAGTCAAAGTTGGTGAAGCCGATATAGCTCAGGTTACCGCCCCACAGCTGGGTGATTGGCACAAAGTATTTCACTTTGAAACGGTAGCCATCCCACTCGTTTTCGTTCGCGGCACCGTAGTTCTGCCACTGGTATTTCGCGTAGACGTTCAGAGACAGGCTCATTGGCAGGCCGGTGTCGATGTCCGTGCCCAGACCCATGTACCAGGTGCTCTGACGGCCAGACTTGTTGCGGCCCATGTCGTAGATGTAGTTGTTTGCGAAGTACCACTCTTTAAACGGACCAAACGCCAGGCTGGTGCCGGTCAGCTTATCGATAGAGAAGCGTGGTTCGATTTCCATGAACAGCGGAGAACCGTGGTTCCAGATACCTTTCGCATCGGTGTTACCACCGAAGAAGACTGGCGCATCCATATAGCCGTAGAAATCAAACCAGTCTTTTTTGGCGAACGCTTCGTATTCCAGGTAGGTATCGTTACGGATCTGAGGTCCGAAACGGGTGTGGTAGCTGCCAACCACGTTAACGCTCTGATGCCACCAGTCGGAAACATATTCTGGTTTGCTGTTTTCCGCTGCGTTAACAGTGAAAGAGGTGGAAAGTGCCAGCGCTGCGCCAGCTGCGAGTAATGTTTTTTTCATAATCATGCCACTGATTGAAATTCCCTTCCGGGAGTGAAAAATGCGCGAATTGCGTTTCTAAATATTTCGTGTTTCTGCGGAGCCTATTATAGGAATCCTTGCTCACAAAAATATGTGTTGTTTCACATATCTCTCATACGCGTAATCGATTGCGTTCACGTTTGCGTACTTTAAACGGCGGGGATTGTAGCGGCAATCATTTATGTTGCCAATCTTTGCGGGATGTAAATGTTAGCGGAGTGACATAACACTCCGCTAAAAAGGCGGGTTATTGCGCGGCGGGCTGGATATCGTGAATACGGATAAAGCCTAATTGTTCCGGCGTGAGTCCGCTCAGCTGCAGCGGGATATCAACATCGCTTGGGGCCAGCGTACTGGCTGGTGCGGTGAAAAGCTGGTTCTTCACGTTGACTTCCTGGTAGCTCTCTGTGGTGCCCTGAATTTGGCCCCACTCCACCGTGCCGCTGAAGGCAGGCAGCGGATCGTTAGATTCACCCTGGATGCGTAATGTTGCACGCGTACCATCCGCATTCGCTGCGACATTCACCAGCGACATCTTCAGTGTGCCAATCTGGCTGTTCAGCCGGGCGGGGGTGTTGGCACCCGGTAGCAGGTAAACGCCGCTGCTGGATTTGGCGTTCAGCGCATTTTGCTGCGTGATCTTCACGGTTTCCTTGTTCAGTTTGTCCATTGCCGCGTTCAGCGTATTCACGCTTTGTTTCATCTCGCGAACGTCAGTTTGCTGTGCACAGGCGCTAAGGGTGAAGAGGCTCCCCACCAGCAGAATTCTCAGGTAACGTCTTGTCATTGCGTTTATTTCCTTGAAATAACGGATCTTCGTAATGGTAGACAGCATAGTATCGTCAGGTATAGATCCTTTGTCTCAAAAAGCTCTTCCTTTGTTGTCAGGCCAGTTCAGGGTAAAATAGAAATCAGTTAACCAGATAACAGGGACATCATATGCATTGCCCATTTTGCTCCGCTGTGGATACCAAAGTCATCGACTCTCGTCTTGTGGGCGAGGGATCATCCGTACGCCGCCGTCGGCAATGTCTGGTATGTAACGAGCGTTTCACAACCTTTGAGGTTGCAGAGCTGGTGATGCCGCGTGTCGTGAAAAGTAACGATGTGCGCGAGCCGTTCAATGAAGAAAAGCTGCGTAGCGGGATGCTGAAGGCGCTGGAAAAACGTCCGGTCAGTGCCGACGACGTTGAAATGGCGTTAAACCATATCAAATCTCATCTTCGTGGTTTAGGTGAGCGTGAAGTGCCGAGCAAAATGATCGGCAACCTGGTGATGGAGCAGTTGAAAAAGCTCGATAAGGTCGCCTATATCCGCTTCGCCTCTGTGTATCGCAGTTTCGAAGATATCAAAGAGTTCGGCGAAGAGATCGCCCGCTTACAGGATTAAGCCGATGCAGGATGAGATTTACATGGCACGCGCCATGAAGCTGGCGCAGCGCGGTCGTTTCACCACCCATCCGAATCCCAACGTGGGATGCGTCATCGTAAAAGATGGCGAGATTGTGGGCGAAGGTTTTCACTATCGCGCGGGCGAGCCGCATGCCGAAGTTCATGCCCTACGCATGGCGGGCGAGAAGGCGCGTGGTGCCAC is a genomic window containing:
- the secF gene encoding protein translocase subunit SecF codes for the protein MAQEYTVEQLNHGRKVWDFMRWDYWAFGISGFLLILSIVIMGVKGFNWGLDFTGGTVIEISLEKPVDMDQMRESLQKAGFEEPLLQNFGSSRDIMVRMPPVHDVNGSQELGSKVVNVINETTSQNAAVKRIEFVGPSVGADLAQTGAMALLVALISILVYVGFRFEWRLAAGVVIALAHDVVITMGILSLFHIEIDLTIVASLMSVIGYSLNDSIVVSDRIRENFRKIRRGTPYEIFNVSLTQTLHRTLITSGTTLMVILMLFLFGGPVLEGFSLTMLIGVSIGTASSIYVASALALKLGMKREHLLQQKVEKEGADQPSILP
- a CDS encoding nucleoside-specific channel-forming protein Tsx, giving the protein MKKTLLAAGAALALSTSFTVNAAENSKPEYVSDWWHQSVNVVGSYHTRFGPQIRNDTYLEYEAFAKKDWFDFYGYMDAPVFFGGNTDAKGIWNHGSPLFMEIEPRFSIDKLTGTSLAFGPFKEWYFANNYIYDMGRNKSGRQSTWYMGLGTDIDTGLPMSLSLNVYAKYQWQNYGAANENEWDGYRFKVKYFVPITQLWGGNLSYIGFTNFDWGSDLGDNDFRDLNGRKARTNDSIASSHILALNYDHWHYSVVARYWHNGGQWNDDASLNFGNGDFSVRSTGWGGYLVVGYNF
- the nrdR gene encoding transcriptional regulator NrdR → MHCPFCSAVDTKVIDSRLVGEGSSVRRRRQCLVCNERFTTFEVAELVMPRVVKSNDVREPFNEEKLRSGMLKALEKRPVSADDVEMALNHIKSHLRGLGEREVPSKMIGNLVMEQLKKLDKVAYIRFASVYRSFEDIKEFGEEIARLQD
- the secD gene encoding protein translocase subunit SecD; this translates as MLNRYPLWKYIMLVVVIFVGLLYALPNLYGEDPAVQITGARGVAASEQTLIQVQKTLQEEKITAKSVALEEGAILARFDTTDTQLRAREALMGVLGDKYVVALNLAPATPRWLAALSAEPMKLGLDLRGGVHFLMEVDMDTALGKLQEQNIDSLRSDLREKGIAYTTVRKEDNYGMSITFRDSAARDQAVDYLTQRHRDLVITSQGSNQLRAVMTDARLKEAREYAVQQNINILRNRVNQLGVAEPLVQRQGADRIVVELPGIQDTARAKEILGATATLEFRLVNSNVDQSAAAAGRIPGDSEVKQTREGQPVVLYKRVILTGDHITDSTSSQDEYNQPQVNISLDSAGGNIMSNFTKDNIGKPMATLFVEYKDSGKKDANGRAVLVKEEEVINIANIQSRLGNSFRITGINNPNEARQLSLLLRAGALIAPIQIVEERTIGPTLGMQNIQQGLEACLAGLVVSILFMIFFYKKFGLIATSALIANLVLIIGIMSLLPGATLTMPGIAGIVLTLAVAVDANVLINERIKEELSNGRSVQQAIDEGYRGAFSSIFDANVTTLIKVLILYAVGTGAIKGFAITTGIGVATSMFTAIVGTRAIVNLLYGGKRVKKLSI
- a CDS encoding helix-turn-helix transcriptional regulator, whose amino-acid sequence is MTRRADRLFQIVQILRGRRLTTAAHLADRLEVSERTIYRDIRDLSLSGVPVEGEAGSGYRLMSGFDLPPLMLTNKESEALMVAIRLLKTWGGESLSRELESAQEKVLAILPEESRRKAEQTRIYAPDIALQPHSRSGFDVIHQAISAQRVLALHYRDEAGQLSWREVQPLGLFFWGEHWLLAAWCERRDDYRCFRLDRCLNIVMTERRFSEGADRSLADFLRKVRQ
- a CDS encoding DUF3251 domain-containing protein translates to MTRRYLRILLVGSLFTLSACAQQTDVREMKQSVNTLNAAMDKLNKETVKITQQNALNAKSSSGVYLLPGANTPARLNSQIGTLKMSLVNVAANADGTRATLRIQGESNDPLPAFSGTVEWGQIQGTTESYQEVNVKNQLFTAPASTLAPSDVDIPLQLSGLTPEQLGFIRIHDIQPAAQ
- a CDS encoding VOC family protein: MKSVINWFEIPVADMDRAIKFYEPVMQITLKREQMDVAELAIFPHEDPATGGALAKFDGITPSQQGAIIYLHTDNLAATLDRIASAGGECVFGPLELPKDIGTIALFTDSEGNRVGLHQPA